In one window of Hymenobacter nivis DNA:
- the mgtE gene encoding magnesium transporter, translated as MALYTIATPADNVRKLLAQHDFRALKGALQNWPAPELARLIAGLPEAQFLVLFRLLPLAQAAAVFGYLAPAAQNQLLGHLTPEQVTDVLNDMAPDDRTGLFQRLPAAFVKTQVERLSPDERRVTLELLGFPHDSVGRLMTPDYIAVRDNWTMTQVFDYIRRHGASAETVTMLYVVDEQGKLFDDVHIREFLVAEPTARVQQVRNNIFVCLDALQSQDAALADFRRYQRVALPVTNAAGMLLGIVTLDDILALREREDTREIQKLGGSESLDEPYLEIPLVKMVKKRAGWLVVLFLGEMFTATAMGFFEGEIEKAVVLALFVPLVISSGGNAGSQATSLIIRAMSLGEVTVGRWWQVMRRELLTGLALGAILGMVGTIRIALWQGLHLRDYGPHWVALALAVGSALVGIVLWGSLAGSMLPLLLKKVGFDPATSSAPFVATLVDVTGLVIYFSVAYLFLHGTLL; from the coding sequence ATGGCACTTTATACCATTGCCACGCCCGCCGACAACGTCCGCAAGCTGCTGGCCCAGCACGATTTTAGGGCCCTGAAGGGGGCGCTGCAAAACTGGCCCGCGCCCGAGCTGGCCCGTCTTATTGCTGGGCTGCCGGAAGCGCAGTTCCTGGTGCTGTTTCGGCTGCTGCCATTGGCCCAGGCGGCGGCCGTGTTCGGCTACCTGGCCCCGGCCGCCCAAAACCAGCTGCTGGGCCACCTTACGCCCGAGCAGGTCACGGACGTGCTCAACGACATGGCCCCCGACGACCGCACGGGCCTGTTCCAGCGCCTGCCGGCGGCCTTCGTCAAAACGCAGGTCGAGCGCCTCTCGCCCGACGAGCGCCGCGTGACACTGGAGCTGCTGGGCTTCCCGCACGACAGCGTGGGCCGCCTGATGACGCCCGACTACATCGCCGTGCGCGATAACTGGACCATGACCCAGGTCTTCGACTACATCCGGCGGCATGGGGCCAGCGCCGAGACCGTGACGATGCTCTACGTGGTGGATGAGCAGGGCAAGCTGTTCGACGACGTGCACATTCGGGAGTTTCTGGTGGCCGAGCCTACGGCCCGCGTGCAGCAGGTGCGCAACAATATTTTCGTGTGCCTCGATGCCCTGCAAAGCCAGGACGCGGCTCTGGCCGACTTCCGCCGTTACCAGCGCGTGGCCTTGCCCGTGACCAACGCGGCGGGCATGCTGCTGGGCATCGTAACGCTCGACGACATCCTGGCTCTGCGTGAGCGCGAAGACACCCGCGAAATTCAAAAGCTCGGCGGTTCCGAATCATTAGACGAGCCTTACCTGGAAATACCGCTGGTCAAAATGGTGAAGAAGCGCGCCGGCTGGCTGGTGGTACTGTTTTTGGGCGAGATGTTCACGGCCACGGCGATGGGGTTTTTTGAGGGCGAAATCGAAAAGGCCGTGGTGTTGGCCCTGTTCGTGCCGCTGGTCATCAGCAGCGGCGGCAACGCCGGCTCCCAGGCCACCTCGCTTATTATCCGGGCCATGAGCCTGGGCGAAGTGACCGTGGGCCGCTGGTGGCAGGTAATGCGCCGCGAGCTGCTGACTGGCCTGGCGCTGGGTGCGATCCTGGGCATGGTAGGCACCATTCGCATTGCATTGTGGCAGGGCCTGCACCTGCGCGACTACGGCCCCCACTGGGTGGCGCTGGCCCTAGCCGTGGGCTCTGCGCTGGTGGGCATCGTGCTGTGGGGCTCACTGGCCGGCTCCATGCTGCCGCTGCTGCTCAAAAAGGTCGGCTTCGACCCGGCTACCTCGTCGGCGCCCTTCGTCGCCACACTCGTGGATGTGACGGGGTTGGTTATCTACTTCTCAGTGGCCTATCTGTTTCTGCACGGCACGCTTCTTTGA
- a CDS encoding M13 family metallopeptidase, whose amino-acid sequence MINKNILALPLLAALAAACNSSPTGAGAGAKPDLLRAALDTTVAPGDDFFSYANGTWIKNHPIPASESNAGIGIEVQKEIYARLRQTSIEAAKANAAAGSNQQKIGDFWAVGIDSVKADKLGYGPIKSELDRIAAMKTVAEVPAVIAHEIQLGVRALIGPRVSQDDKNSDKMALHLYQSGLGLPNRDYYFNTDTRTKNIRRAYLRHVASTFKLLGQDSTAAKTNAARVMALETSLAKSSRKLEALRDPYKNYNKMTVAQLDKLTPGIDWQTWFGQLGAPRVDTVIVGQPEFYQTVGQLLKTKPVADWQAYLTWQVAREYSPTLSQPFVEENFKFYGTTLRGAKAMRPRWKRVLDMQEDALGDALGQLFVKEYFKPEAKARYDTLVKNVVASFAEHIQKVDWMSAPTKVVALDKLHKIAPKVGYPNKWKDYSNLTIDRSSLTANVMRANQWQYNYQLHKLGKPVDRTEWGMTPQTYNAYYNGSNNEIVLPAAAFAIPTLLDADADDALVYGYAGASTIGHELTHGFDDEGSQYDAHGNLHEWWSKDDRKRFNQRVAVIVKQFNSYTLLDSMHINGQATAGENIADLGGIVIGLDAFKKTKEYKEGKKVAGLTPTQRYFLGYALGWQMHERDEALASQLLTDVHSPAQYRVNGPMADVPAFYEAFGVKPGQKLYLPDSARVKIW is encoded by the coding sequence ATGATAAACAAAAACATCCTGGCCCTGCCGCTGCTGGCGGCCCTGGCCGCCGCCTGCAACTCGTCGCCCACCGGGGCTGGCGCCGGCGCCAAGCCCGATTTGCTGCGCGCCGCCCTCGATACCACGGTGGCCCCGGGCGACGATTTTTTTAGCTACGCCAACGGCACGTGGATCAAGAACCACCCGATTCCGGCGTCGGAAAGCAACGCGGGCATCGGCATTGAGGTGCAGAAGGAAATTTACGCCCGCCTGCGCCAAACCAGCATCGAGGCAGCGAAGGCCAACGCAGCGGCCGGCAGCAACCAGCAGAAAATTGGCGACTTCTGGGCCGTGGGCATCGATTCGGTGAAGGCTGATAAGCTGGGCTACGGACCCATCAAGTCCGAGCTGGACCGCATTGCGGCGATGAAAACGGTGGCCGAGGTGCCGGCCGTCATCGCCCACGAAATCCAGCTGGGCGTGCGGGCCCTGATTGGGCCCCGGGTGAGCCAGGACGACAAAAACAGCGATAAGATGGCGCTGCATCTCTATCAGAGCGGCCTGGGCCTGCCCAACCGCGACTACTACTTCAACACCGACACCCGCACCAAAAATATCCGCCGCGCCTACCTGCGCCACGTGGCCAGCACCTTTAAGCTGCTGGGCCAGGACTCAACCGCCGCCAAGACAAATGCGGCGCGGGTCATGGCCCTGGAAACGAGCCTGGCTAAGTCGTCGCGCAAGTTGGAAGCCCTGCGCGACCCTTACAAAAACTACAACAAAATGACCGTCGCGCAGCTCGATAAGCTGACGCCGGGCATCGACTGGCAAACCTGGTTCGGCCAGCTGGGGGCCCCTCGCGTTGATACCGTCATCGTGGGCCAGCCCGAGTTTTACCAAACGGTGGGCCAGCTGCTAAAGACCAAGCCCGTGGCCGATTGGCAAGCCTATCTCACCTGGCAGGTGGCCCGCGAGTATTCGCCCACGCTCAGCCAACCGTTTGTTGAGGAGAACTTTAAGTTTTATGGTACCACGCTGCGCGGCGCTAAGGCCATGCGCCCCCGCTGGAAGCGCGTGCTCGACATGCAGGAAGATGCGCTGGGTGACGCCCTGGGCCAGTTGTTTGTGAAGGAGTACTTCAAGCCCGAGGCCAAAGCGCGCTACGATACCTTGGTGAAAAACGTGGTGGCCTCCTTCGCCGAGCACATCCAGAAGGTGGATTGGATGAGCGCGCCCACCAAAGTGGTGGCCCTGGACAAGCTCCACAAAATAGCGCCCAAGGTGGGCTACCCAAACAAGTGGAAGGATTACTCGAACCTGACCATCGACCGCAGCTCGCTGACAGCCAATGTAATGCGCGCCAACCAGTGGCAGTACAACTACCAGCTGCACAAGCTGGGCAAGCCCGTGGACCGCACCGAGTGGGGCATGACGCCCCAGACTTACAACGCCTACTACAACGGCTCAAACAACGAGATTGTGCTGCCCGCCGCCGCCTTCGCCATCCCCACGCTGCTCGACGCTGATGCCGACGACGCGCTGGTGTACGGCTACGCCGGAGCCAGCACCATCGGCCACGAGCTGACCCACGGCTTCGACGACGAGGGCAGCCAGTACGACGCCCACGGCAACCTGCACGAGTGGTGGAGCAAGGACGACCGCAAGCGCTTCAACCAGCGTGTAGCCGTGATTGTCAAGCAGTTCAATAGCTATACGCTGCTTGATTCGATGCACATCAACGGCCAGGCCACGGCCGGCGAAAACATTGCCGACCTCGGCGGCATCGTCATCGGCCTCGACGCGTTCAAGAAAACCAAGGAGTACAAAGAGGGCAAAAAAGTGGCCGGCCTCACGCCCACGCAGCGCTACTTCCTGGGCTATGCCCTGGGTTGGCAGATGCACGAGCGCGACGAAGCCCTGGCCTCGCAGCTGCTCACCGACGTGCACTCGCCGGCCCAGTACCGCGTGAACGGCCCCATGGCCGATGTGCCCGCTTTCTACGAAGCCTTTGGGGTGAAGCCGGGCCAGAAGCTCTACCTGCCCGACTCGGCCCGGGTAAAAATCTGGTAA